The following are encoded in a window of Solidesulfovibrio magneticus RS-1 genomic DNA:
- the rplU gene encoding 50S ribosomal protein L21, translating to MYAIVMAGGKQYKVQEGATITVDLLAAEAGSEYVLDKVLMIGGGEAKIGAPYVAGAAVTCQVAGHVKGKKIVVFHKRRRKDSHKKQGHRQGYTQLKVTGIQA from the coding sequence ATGTACGCAATCGTTATGGCTGGCGGCAAGCAGTATAAGGTCCAGGAAGGGGCCACCATCACCGTGGATCTGTTGGCTGCTGAAGCCGGCTCGGAATACGTGCTGGACAAGGTGCTGATGATCGGCGGCGGCGAAGCCAAGATCGGCGCGCCTTACGTCGCCGGCGCGGCTGTCACCTGCCAAGTGGCCGGGCACGTCAAGGGCAAGAAGATCGTGGTTTTCCACAAGCGTCGCCGCAAGGATTCGCACAAGAAGCAGGGCCATCGCCAGGGCTACACCCAGCTTAAGGTGACGGGCATCCAGGCCTAG
- the rpmA gene encoding 50S ribosomal protein L27 — protein MAHKKAGGSSRNGRDSAGQRRGVKRFGGQSVLAGNILVRQLGTKFHPGTGVGMGRDYTLFALIDGVVKFEKYTRNNKVKTRIHVLPVEAAAAA, from the coding sequence ATGGCACATAAAAAAGCAGGCGGCAGCTCCAGAAACGGCCGCGACAGCGCCGGTCAACGGCGTGGCGTCAAGCGTTTCGGCGGTCAGTCGGTTCTGGCCGGCAACATCCTGGTGCGCCAGCTCGGCACCAAGTTCCACCCCGGCACGGGCGTGGGCATGGGCCGTGATTACACGCTGTTTGCGCTCATCGACGGCGTGGTGAAGTTCGAGAAGTACACCCGCAACAACAAGGTCAAGACCCGCATCCACGTGCTGCCGGTCGAGGCCGCCGCGGCCGCCTAA
- a CDS encoding flagellar motor protein MotB translates to MAEAEHKKNIIIKKIKKISAGAHGGSWKVAYADLVTAMMAFFLLMWLLSNAPQEKKEEIANYFNEFSLFNNPGPSATLLDVGGVGPPAAVVGTGEERPDVAIDRGGKEPTGGQGQNVGDMAGGKHEAPKTKAEADALAKAQAKAEAAAAAQAQALEQQIEQALEKAVPELAGQVSVTQDKDKVRVEIMDKAERPLYDLGGVALLPDAQRILAAVTDVIRKEGVKVAIEGHTDAYRYSGAYSNWDLSAGRALAARRFMVGAGLNPDAVAEVTGYSDTRPYVPGKPYDPKNRRISLLLFRPPREGERGAGGAGSGAPAKPAPPRTPDVGEVLEKQINTIYDKSTEGQF, encoded by the coding sequence ATGGCCGAGGCCGAACACAAAAAAAACATCATCATCAAGAAGATCAAGAAGATCTCGGCCGGCGCCCATGGCGGCTCGTGGAAGGTCGCCTATGCCGACCTCGTCACGGCCATGATGGCGTTTTTCCTGCTCATGTGGCTTTTAAGCAACGCCCCCCAGGAAAAGAAAGAAGAGATCGCCAACTATTTCAACGAATTCAGCTTATTCAACAACCCCGGTCCGTCGGCCACCTTGCTTGATGTCGGCGGCGTGGGGCCGCCGGCGGCCGTGGTCGGCACCGGCGAGGAACGGCCCGACGTGGCCATCGACCGGGGCGGCAAGGAGCCCACCGGTGGCCAGGGCCAAAACGTCGGCGACATGGCCGGCGGCAAACACGAAGCGCCCAAGACCAAGGCCGAGGCCGACGCCCTGGCCAAGGCGCAAGCCAAGGCCGAGGCAGCCGCCGCCGCCCAGGCCCAGGCCCTGGAGCAGCAAATCGAACAGGCGCTGGAAAAAGCCGTGCCCGAACTGGCCGGACAGGTGTCCGTCACCCAGGACAAGGACAAGGTGCGCGTCGAGATCATGGACAAGGCCGAGCGGCCCCTTTACGACCTCGGCGGCGTGGCCTTACTACCCGACGCCCAGCGCATCCTGGCCGCCGTCACCGACGTCATCCGCAAGGAAGGCGTCAAGGTGGCCATCGAGGGCCACACCGACGCCTACCGTTATTCCGGGGCCTATTCCAACTGGGACCTTTCGGCCGGCCGAGCCCTGGCCGCCCGTCGCTTCATGGTCGGCGCGGGCTTAAATCCCGATGCCGTGGCCGAGGTCACGGGCTATTCCGACACCCGGCCCTACGTGCCCGGCAAACCCTACGACCCCAAAAACCGGCGCATCAGCCTGCTGCTGTTCCGCCCGCCCAGGGAAGGCGAACGCGGCGCTGGCGGCGCTGGCTCCGGCGCGCCGGCCAAGCCCGCCCCGCCGCGCACCCCCGATGTCGGCGAAGTGCTGGAAAAACAGATCAACACCATCTACGACAAGTCCACCGAGGGCCAGTTCTAA